One window from the genome of Canis lupus dingo isolate Sandy chromosome 15, ASM325472v2, whole genome shotgun sequence encodes:
- the GNL2 gene encoding nucleolar GTP-binding protein 2 → MVKPRYKGRSTINPSKASTNPDRVQGAGGQNMRDRATIRRLNMYRQKERRNSRGKVIKPLQYQSTVASGTVARVEPNIKWFGNTRVIKQSSLQKFQEEMGAVMKDPYKVVMKQSKLPMSLLHDRIQPHNSKVHILDTESFENTFGPKSQRKRPNLLASDMQSLLENAEMSTESYDEGKDRDLVTEDTGVRNEAQEEIYKKGQSKRIWGELYKVIDSSDVVVQVLDARDPMGTRSPHIETYLKKEKPWKHLIFVLNKCDLVPTWATKRWVAVLSQDYPTLAFHASLTNPFGKGAFIQLLRQFGKLHTDKKQISVGFIGYPNVGKSSVINTLRSKKVCNVAPIAGETKVWQYITLMRRIFLIDCPGVVYPSEDSETDIVLKGVVQVEKIKTPEDHIGAVLERAKPEYISKTYKIDSWENAEDFLEKLAFRTGKLLKGGEPDFQTVGKMVLNDWQRGRIPFFVKPPNAESPAASQLPSSVSLEVATDTSQKNSEEEATGPIGEASAPVTEKEKENSLGDTDSEMQQILARVRQNFGKINVVPQFSGDDLVPLEMSDVDEELESFSGEEEEQQEEEEDQPGDSEEESCQESQEEHAGNDTKAVIKALDEKIAKYQKFLNKAKAKKFSAVRISKGLSEKIFAKSEEQRVAEEVVEDTAPTKRGKKRKAQREEDHSNKTRRTLTSKERRRAARQQQSKKVGVRYYETHNVKNRNRNKKKTNDSDGQKHKHKKFKHKQ, encoded by the exons ATCGagtgcagggagcagggggccAAAACATGAGGGACCGGGCCACCATCCGGCGCCTGAATATGTACAGGCAAAAGGAGCGCAG GAACAGTCGTGGTAAAGTGATTAAGCCTCTGCAGTATCAGTCCACGGTGGCTTCTGGCACGGTGGCGAGAGTGGAGCCAAATATTAAGTGGTTTG GAAACACACGCGTGATTAAACAGTCATCATTACAAAAATTTCAAGAGGAAATGGGCGCAGTTATGAAGGATCCATACAAAGTTGTCATGAAGCAAAGCAAGTTACCCATGTCACTTCTCCACGATCGGATCCAGCCTCAC aactcAAAGGTGCACATTCTTGATACTGAAAGCTTTGAAAATACATttggcccaaagtcacagaggaaGCGACCAAACTTACTTGCGAGCGATATGCAGTCTCttctagaaaatgcagaaatgtcCACTGAGAGCTATGATGAGGGCAAGGATCGTGACCTGGTCACTGAAGACACTGGTGTGAG aaatgaagCTCAAGAAGAGATATATAAAAAGGGACAGTCCAAAAGAATATGGGGAGAACTCTATAAG GTGATAGACTCCTCAGATGTGGTAGTTCAAGTTCTTGATGCTAGAGATCCGATGGGTACCCGTTCCCCTCACATTGAGACTTACTTGAAGAAGGAGAAACCTTGGAAGCAccttatttttgttcttaacaAATGTGACCTTGTTCCAACTTGGGCAACA AAACGTTGGGTGGCTGTCCTCTCCCAGGATTATCCAACACTTGCCTTCCATGCAAGTCTTACCAACCCTTTTGGCAAAGGAGCATTTATTCAGCTTCTTCGGCAGTTCGGCAAG TTGCACACTGACAAGAAGCAGATCAGCGTCGGCTTCATCGGCTATCCAAATGTCGGCAAGAGCTCTGTGATAAACACATTGCGCTCCAAGAAAGTTTGCAATGTGGCCCCCATTGCAGGTGAAACAAAG GTCTGGCAGTACATCACGTTGATGCGTCGGATATTCCTTATCGACTGTCCAGGTGTGGTTTATCCCTCTGAAGACTCAGAGACGGACATTGTGCTAAAAGGAGTG GTTcaagttgaaaaaataaagactcctgAAGATCACATTGGTGCTGTACTTGAACGAGCAAAGCCGGAATATATCAGCAAGACATACAAGATTGATTCTTGGGAGAATGCTGAGGACTTCCTTGAGAAGCTGGCTTTCCGGACTGGGAAGTTACTGAAG GGTGGAGAGCCTGACTTTCAGACTGTGGGTAAGATGGTTCTCAATGACTGGCAGAGGGGCCGGATTCCTTTCTTCGTCAAGCCGCCCAATGCGGAGTCCCCTGCAGCCTCCCAG CTCCCATCCTCCGTGTCGTTGGAAGTTGCGACAGACACGAGCCAAAAGAACTCAGAAGAGGAAGCCACAGGACCTATAGGTGAAGCATCAGCGCCTGTcactgagaaggaaaaagagaacagtCTTGGTGACACAGACTCAGAAATGCAGCAGATTCTGGCGCGGGTTCGACAGAACTTTGGCAAAATCAATGTCGTGCCTCAGTTTTCCGGGGACGACCTGGTCCCTTTGGAGATGTCAGATGTTGACGAAGAGCTTGAGAGCTtttctggagaggaggaggagcagcaggaggaggaggaggaccaaCCAGGAGACAGCGAGGAGGAGTCTTGCCAGGAGTCCCAGGAGGAGCACGCGGGAAATGACACCAAGGCAGTTATTAAAGCCCTGGATGAGAAGATTGCTAAATATCAGAAGTTTCTAAACAAAGCCAAAGCTAAGAAATTTTCAGCAGTCAG AATATCCAAGGGACTAAGTGAAAAGATTTTTGCAAAATCTGAAGAGCAGAGAGTAGCTGAAGAAGTTGTAGAAGACACAG CACCTAccaaaaggggaaagaagaggaaggcacagagggaagaggaCCATTCAAATAAAACTCGCAGGACGCTTACATCTAAGGAA CGGAGGCGAGCGGCCCGGCAGCAACAGTCCAAGAAAGTTGGTGTACGCTACTATGAAACACACAATGTGAAAAATAGGAACAGGAACAAAAAGAAGACCAATGACTCAGACGGacagaaacacaaacacaaaaaattcaaacacaagCAGTAA